Within the Candidatus Saccharibacteria bacterium oral taxon 488 genome, the region TCGATCTTTTTCATATTGTGTTTGTAGTAGACAAGTTCCTGAGTAATATAATTTGCCTCCAGATAACCGAGCGATCCGGTCAAAGCAATTTTGCGAATCTTCACTGGTGTGAGCCAATTGGCCTGAATAAACCCAGAAGCCCGACCGTAATCCATTAGTATCTCCGCCGAATCAATCTTTCTACTGTGGCGAGTGCGTGAGCCGTGACTAGAAATAGATTTTGGTTTTTGGCCCAAAAGGTAGTTCGCTATATCAACATCGTGTACTGCTAAGTCAATGATGACATCAGTTTTTGGCTCCACCGCTGGAAATCCACCAACGCGTTTACATACCACCGAGGTGATCTCGCCAATGGCATCGTCGTCAACCATCTGTTTCAACTTCTTGATGACTGGATTAAATCGCTCAATGTGACCAACCGTAAAGGTAACGTTATTCTTCTTAGCACAAGCAATCAACTTGTCAGCCTCTTCCACCGACGAGGCAATCGGCTTCTCAAGCATACAGTGAATACCTCGCGACATAACTTCCGTAGCCACCTCAAGATGAAATGGTGTTGGCACCACCACAGAAACCGCATCAGGTCGCGCCTCTTCAAGCATCTCTTTGTAGTCAGTAAAGAATTTCGCCTTATAATCCTCAGCGAGAGATTTTGCCTCAGGATTTACGTCGGCAATTGCTACTAGCTCTGACTCTGGAAGCATGAAATAGTTACGAACGTGGTTTCTGCCCATGTTACCAGTACCAATGACGGCGACCCTCAATTTCCCCTCTTGTTTATTGGCCATTGATAGACTCCTTGATCGCCGCGACGATTACCTCAATATCTTCATCTGTAACCTTTGGATGAACCGGCAGAGATACAACTCGTGCCGCCAAGTCTTCAGCCACTGGGAAATCACCGACCTTATAGCCAAGCTTTGCGATATGTGGATATACGTGCAAAGGCTTTGGATAGTAAATACCAGCCCCAACACCCTTGTCCCTCAAGGTGGCAATAAATTGATCTCGTTGTATGTTTTTGTCTAGTAAAATGGTGTATTGATGATATACATGGTTTCGATTGTCGCTAACGGTCGGCGTTTTAATGCCCGCAACGCCTGCTAAGGCATCATTTAATTTGTGAGCATTTTCTTGACGTTTCTTTGTGAAGTATTCTACCTTCTTCAACTGTTCAATAGCAATAGCACCGTGCAAATCTGACATACGATAGTTATATCCCAAATCTGCGTATTCGTATGGCGCAACCATACCGTGTTGCCTAAACGAACGAATCGCTGCTGCAGCCTCATCACTATTTGTCGTTACGATACCACCTTCGCCACACATAATATTCTTGGTGGCATACAGAGAGAAACAACCGAAATCACCCAACGCGCCAGCTTTTACTCCTTGATATTCTGCACCAATGGCCTGGCACGCATCCTCAACAATTTTTAAGTCGTACTTTTTGGCAATTTCCTGTAGCTTGGCCCAATTACATGGCTGACCATACAAGTCAACTGGCACGATGGCTTTTGTTTTTTCAGTAATAGCAGCTTCTATCTTAGAAACATCGATATTGAACGTTTCTTCATCAATATCTACAAGGACTGGTCGAGCACCCAACATTACTATCGGGTTAATAGTAGCAATAAAGCTATACGGCGTAGTAATGACCTCATCGCCTTCTCTCACACCAGTAGCATACAAGGCACAGTGAATAGCTGCCGTACCACTGTTTACTGCTAACGCATGTTTTACCCCGCAATACTCCGCCCAGTT harbors:
- a CDS encoding Gfo/Idh/MocA family oxidoreductase → MANKQEGKLRVAVIGTGNMGRNHVRNYFMLPESELVAIADVNPEAKSLAEDYKAKFFTDYKEMLEEARPDAVSVVVPTPFHLEVATEVMSRGIHCMLEKPIASSVEEADKLIACAKKNNVTFTVGHIERFNPVIKKLKQMVDDDAIGEITSVVCKRVGGFPAVEPKTDVIIDLAVHDVDIANYLLGQKPKSISSHGSRTRHSRKIDSAEILMDYGRASGFIQANWLTPVKIRKIALTGSLGYLEANYITQELVYYKHNMKKIEKEGFTEFVLQVGDPEKRIIKVDFEEPLAAELKAFLAKAMGRTAAIVDPSDAREALRVSLEAIAPFEK
- a CDS encoding aminotransferase class V-fold PLP-dependent enzyme, with product MISIAAPVIEEEERRAVNEVIESGMLAQGPKVAELEKNWAEYCGVKHALAVNSGTAAIHCALYATGVREGDEVITTPYSFIATINPIVMLGARPVLVDIDEETFNIDVSKIEAAITEKTKAIVPVDLYGQPCNWAKLQEIAKKYDLKIVEDACQAIGAEYQGVKAGALGDFGCFSLYATKNIMCGEGGIVTTNSDEAAAAIRSFRQHGMVAPYEYADLGYNYRMSDLHGAIAIEQLKKVEYFTKKRQENAHKLNDALAGVAGIKTPTVSDNRNHVYHQYTILLDKNIQRDQFIATLRDKGVGAGIYYPKPLHVYPHIAKLGYKVGDFPVAEDLAARVVSLPVHPKVTDEDIEVIVAAIKESINGQ